A window of Phycisphaerales bacterium contains these coding sequences:
- the queG gene encoding tRNA epoxyqueuosine(34) reductase QueG — protein sequence MSGVMEDHAAGVAARRVLDRCAELGFALSGVAPAETIEHHRELIAWLEAGRHGQMEYLEAHLAQRIDPRKKLVGAQSVICVADRYAASESEMQPPCGRTGRIARYARGDDYHRVMKRRLHELCDALAAEFNEHQFVACVDTAPVLEREHARRAGLGYVGKNTMLIEPGVGSYLLLGEVITTLPLETNAQRYDDHCGSCTRCLDACPTGALTPWSLDATACISYHTIELRGLIDEQWHEGIGDWIFGCDVCQEVCPHNGDTPRTQAAPVHEAYRPRRNGFDLLEILNWSPHDRLAAFTRSAMKRAKLWMMKRNALIAAGNHLARQRDPDLLNRIAQLAADAAEHEVVRETARQVLQRLNSSPREEQHNAPRSG from the coding sequence GTGAGCGGCGTGATGGAGGATCACGCCGCCGGAGTGGCTGCAAGGCGGGTGCTCGATCGGTGCGCGGAACTCGGCTTTGCGCTCAGCGGCGTGGCCCCCGCCGAGACCATCGAGCACCACCGCGAATTGATCGCCTGGCTCGAAGCCGGCCGGCACGGGCAGATGGAGTACCTCGAAGCGCATCTGGCCCAGCGCATCGATCCGCGCAAGAAACTGGTCGGCGCGCAGTCGGTTATCTGCGTGGCCGATCGCTACGCGGCGTCAGAATCCGAGATGCAGCCGCCCTGCGGGCGAACCGGCCGCATCGCGCGCTATGCGCGCGGTGACGACTACCACCGCGTGATGAAGCGACGGCTGCACGAGCTGTGCGATGCACTCGCGGCCGAATTCAACGAACACCAGTTCGTCGCCTGCGTTGACACGGCTCCGGTGCTCGAGCGCGAGCACGCGCGGCGTGCGGGGCTGGGCTACGTCGGCAAGAACACCATGCTCATCGAGCCGGGCGTGGGCAGTTACCTGCTGCTGGGCGAGGTCATCACCACCCTGCCGCTCGAAACGAATGCACAGCGGTATGACGACCATTGCGGCTCGTGCACGCGCTGTCTCGACGCCTGCCCGACAGGCGCGCTGACGCCGTGGTCGCTTGACGCCACGGCCTGCATCAGTTACCACACGATCGAGTTGCGCGGCCTGATTGACGAGCAGTGGCATGAAGGGATCGGCGACTGGATCTTCGGCTGTGACGTGTGCCAGGAAGTCTGCCCCCACAACGGGGACACGCCGCGCACGCAGGCGGCGCCGGTTCACGAGGCCTATCGCCCCAGGCGCAACGGCTTCGACCTGCTCGAGATTCTCAACTGGTCGCCGCACGATCGCCTTGCCGCCTTCACTCGCTCGGCCATGAAACGGGCGAAGTTGTGGATGATGAAGCGCAATGCCCTCATCGCCGCGGGCAACCACCTCGCGCGGCAGCGCGATCCCGATCTGCTCAATAGAATCGCTCAACTGGCCGCCGACGCGGCT